One genomic window of Salvia miltiorrhiza cultivar Shanhuang (shh) chromosome 4, IMPLAD_Smil_shh, whole genome shotgun sequence includes the following:
- the LOC131021578 gene encoding psbP domain-containing protein 1, chloroplastic isoform X3 has protein sequence MALILSGFIYSQAGTCDNAFAQSIAFREYIDQFDGYTLKYPPNWIQVRGAGADIFFRDPFVLDENISVNISSPSSSKYKSVKDLGSPEEAGKKVLRQYLTEFMSTRLGVRRESRILSTSSKVASDGRLYYEVEVNIKSYANNNELAVMPEDRVARLEWDRRYLSVLGVENNRLYELRLQTPEKSFVEEENELREIMDAFRVNTVAA, from the exons ATGGCATTGATTCTATCAGGTTTCATCTATTCTCAAGCTGGCACGTGCGATAATGCTTTTGCACAATCTATTGCATTCAGGGAATATATAGATCAGTTTGATGGCTACACATTGAAGTACCCTCCGAATTGGATTCAAGTCCGTGGTGCTGGTGCCGATATATTCTTCAGGGACCCTTTTGTTCTTGATGAGAACATATCAGTGAACATATCTTCACCTTCATCATCAAAGTACAAAAGCGTGAAAGATTTAGGTTCACCGGAAGAAGCAGGGAAGAAAGTACTGAGACAATATTTGACCGAGTTCATGTCCACGAGACTTGGTGTGAGGCGTGAATCACGTATTCTTTCTACCTCGTCAAAAGTAGCTAGCGATGGAAGGCTATACTATGAAGTTGAA GTGAACATAAAGTCATACGCGAACAACAATGAATTGGCTGTCATGCCTGAGGACCGAGTGGCACGCCTGGAGTGGGACCGTCGTTATCTTTCAGTACTTGGGGTTGAGAACAACCGACTGTACGAGCTAAGATTGCAGACGCCGGAGAAGTCGTTtgtagaagaagaaaatgagttGCGTGAGATTATGGATGCTTTCAGAGTTAACACAGTTGCTGCTTGA
- the LOC131021579 gene encoding putative pentatricopeptide repeat-containing protein At5g65820 codes for MQRVSSKKLCGLCLNLNIRLFIGKQNAIRKESSFHLEFHKSSNPLLFSTYSHLDSSKFPSKPNFTPESDNPISGDGNFRKLNEPKRGRGFIYLTSETEFSRESQIPDHDEFSADVEKVYRTLRKFHSRVPKLELALHESGVSVRSGLVERVLSRCGDAGNLGYRFFVWASKQPGYRHSYDAYKSMIKILSKMRQFGAVWALIEEMRKENPHLLSPEVFVVLMRRFASARMVKKAIEVLDEMPKYGCEPDEYVFGCLLDALCKNGSVKEAALLFEDMRIRFTPTIKHFTSLLYGWCKEGKLMEAKVVLVKMREAGFEPDIVVYNNLLNGYAVAGKMLDAFHLMQEMRRNGCDPNATSYTIMIQALCAREKTEEAVRVFIDMERHGCEADLVTYTTLISGFCKWGKLEKGYELLDSMVQKGYTPNSTTYLYFMLAHEKKEELEECLELMKEMRKIGVFPDLSIYNTAIRLSCKLGETEDSRRMMNELEEDGISPGVDTFIIMINGLIEQGCLVEACDYFSEMVGRGLLAAPQYGILKDLLNPLLRADKLQLAKDSWSCIIAKGCELNVNAWTIWIHALFSNGHVKDACSYCVDMMDAGLMPQPDTFAKLMKGLRKLYNRQIAAEITEKVRKMAAESQMTFKMYKRRGERDLKEKAKAKEDGRKRRARKRRWGTRSRKAGDL; via the coding sequence ATGCAGAGAGTCAGTTCAAAGAAGTTATGTGGTCTATGCTTGAATCTTAATATCCGCTTATTTATCGGCAAGCAAAATGCTATTAGAAAAGAATCTTCATTTCATTTGGAATTTCACAAGTCATCAAATCCCCTGCTCTTTTCCACTTATTCACATCTGGATTCTTCAAAGTTTCCATCAAAACCCAACTTTACTCCTGAATCAGATAATCCTATTTCTGGAGATGGAAATTTTAGAAAGTTGAATGAACCAAAAAGAGGGCGAGGCTTTATTTACCTTACAAGCGAAACTGAATTTTCTCGAGAAAGCCAAATACCTGATCACGATGAGTTCTCTGCTGATGTTGAGAAGGTATATAGAACTCTGAGAAAATTCCATTCTAGAGTCCCAAAGTTGGAACTTGCTTTGCATGAATCCGGAGTTTCAGTGAGGTCTGGACTGGTAGAAAGAGTGCTTAGCCGCTGTGGTGATGCTGGGAATTTAGGATACAGGTTCTTTGTGTGGGCATCAAAACAGCCCGGTTACAGGCATAGTTACGATGCCTATAAATCAATGATTAAGATTTTAAGCAAAATGAGGCAGTTTGGGGCTGTTTGGGCTCTTATAGAGGAGATGAGGAAAGAAAACCCTCACCTTTTATCACCTGAGGTTTTTGTCGTTCTGATGAGGAGATTTGCATCTGCGAGAATGGTAAAAAAGGCCATTGAAGTGTTGGATGAGATGCCAAAATATGGGTGTGAGCCTGATGAATATGTTTTTGGGTGTCTGTTGGATGCTTTATGTAAAAATGGCAGCGTAAAGGAAGCTGCATTGTTGTTTGAAGATATGAGGATTCGATTTACGCCAACAATAAAACATTTTACATCACTATTATATGGTTGGTGTAAAGAAGGAAAGTTGATGGAGGCAAAAGTGGTGTTGGTAAAAATGAGGGAAGCAGGTTTTGAGCCTGATATTGTTGTTTACAACAATTTGCTTAATGGATATGCAGTGGCAGGTAAAATGTTGGATGCTTTCCATCTCATGCAAGAGATGAGGAGGAATGGGTGTGATCCAAATGCAACTTCATATACCATCATGATTCAAGCACTCTGTGCTAGAGAGAAAACGGAAGAGGCTGTGAGAGTATTTATAGATATGGAGCGCCATGGTTGTGAGGCTGATCTTGTTACTTACACTACCTTGATAAGTGGATTTTGTAAGTGGGGTAAGCTTGAGAAAGGCTACGAACTTCTAGATTCTATGGTGCAGAAAGGGTATACTCCTAACTCAACAACTTATTTGTATTTCATGTTAGCTCATGAGAAGAAGGAAGAGTTGGAGGAGTGTCTAGAACTTATGAAGGAGATGCGGAAGATTGGTGTGTTTCCTGACTTAAGCATATATAACACAGCTATTCGTTTGTCGTGCAAGTTAGGAGAGACTGAAGATAGCAGGAGAATGATGAATGAGTTAGAAGAAGACGGCATTAGTCCAGGGGTAGATACCTTTATCATCATGATTAATGGTCTTATTGAGCAAGGGTGTTTGGTTGAAGCTTGTGATTATTTCAGTGAAATGGTAGGGAGAGGTCTTCTAGCTGCTCCACAGTATGGTATACTGAAGGACTTGCTGAATCCTCTGTTAAGGGCAGATAAGCTTCAACTGGCTAAAGATAGCTGGTCTTGTATAATAGCTAAGGGCTGCGAGCTTAATGTGAACGCATGGACAATTTGGATTCATGCACTCTTTTCAAATGGGCACGTGAAGGATGCTTGCTCTTACTGTGTGGATATGATGGATGCTGGGTTGATGCCTCAGCCGGATACCTTTGCTAAGCTCATGAAAGGTCTAAGGAAGCTCTATAATAGACAGATTGCGGCAGAGATCACAGAAAAAGTAAGGAAGATGGCTGCAGAGAGTCAGATGACTTTCAAGATGTACAAAAGGCGCGGTGAAAGAGACCTGAAAGAGAAAGCTAAGGCAAAGGAGGATGGGAGAAAGAGGAGAGCACGGAAGCGTCGTTGGGGAACTAGAAGTAGGAAGGCTGGCGACTTATGA
- the LOC131021580 gene encoding 1-aminocyclopropane-1-carboxylate synthase 3-like — translation MTVSKKAACNSHGQDSSYFLGWQEYEKNPYHEATNPNGIIQMGLAENQLSFDLLESWLAANPDAAAFKRGGHSIFRELALFQDYHGLPAFKNALVQFMTEIRGNKVRFDPNNIVLTAGATSANETLIFCLADPADAFLLPTPYYPGFDRDLKWRTGVEIVPIQCTSRNGFRITSSALQEAYQLAQNRNLKVKGVLLTNPSNPLGITLNRNELNLLLNFVDAKGIHLISDEIYSGTVFDSTEFISIMELLPNRNSELSNRVHVVYSLSKDLGLPGFRVGAIYSNNGSVVAAATKMSSFGLISSQTQYLLSAMLSDDEFQKKYVVENRRRLKNRHAMLVRGLRRTGIPCLESNSGLFCWVDMRHLLRSESFEAEMELWKKMVYEVRLNISPGSSCHCVEPGWFRVCFANMSEDTLQLAIRRIKSYVDSISAMKTGNARSRTKSISKWVFRLSYHDRERDR, via the exons ATGACGGTATCGAAGAAAGCTGCATGCAACTCCCACGGTCAAGATTCTTCATACTTCCTTGGATGGCAAGAATACGAGAAGAATCCATACCATGAGGCTACCAATCCCAATGGGATCATTCAAATGGGGCTAGCAGAGAACCAG CTCTCGTTCGACCTACTGGAGTCGTGGCTGGCCGCAAATCCTGATGCAGCCGCCTTCAAGAGAGGCGGTCACTCCATTTTCAGAGAGCTAGCGCTCTTCCAAGACTATCACGGCCTTCCCGCTTTCAAAAAT GCACTGGTACAATTCATGACGGAAATACGTGGAAATAAAGTTCGGTTTGACCCAAACAATATTGTTCTGACAGCCGGCGCCACGTCAGCTAACGAAACCCTTATTTTCTGCCTCGCCGACCCCGCCGATGCCTTTCTACTCCCTACGCCCTACTATCCTGG GTTTGACAGAGACCTTAAATGGCGGACGGGAGTGGAGATCGTGCCGATACAGTGCACCAGCAGAAACGGCTTCAGAATCACTTCATCTGCTCTGCAAGAAGCCTATCAACTTGCTCAAAATCGTAATCTCAAAGTTAAGGGAGTATTACTCACTAATCCTTCTAATCCTCTCGGGATTACTCTAAACCGGAACGAGCTCAATCTCCTCCTCAATTTCGTCGACGCTAAAGGGATTCATCTTATCAGCGACGAGATTTACTCCGGCACAGTTTTCGACTCCACCGAATTCATCAGCATCATGGAGCTTCTACCAAACCGGAATTCGGAACTCTCGAACCGGGTTCACGTCGTCTACAGCCTCTCCAAGGACCTTGGCCTGCCCGGCTTCCGAGTCGGGGCGATATACTCCAACAACGGTTCAGTGGTAGCAGCCGCCACCAAAATGTCGAGCTTCGGCTTGATCTCGTCGCAGACTCAGTATCTTCTCTCCGCCATGCTCTCGGACGACGAGTTCCAAAAGAAGTACGTCGTGGAGAACCGGAGGAGGCTGAAGAACCGGCACGCAATGCTGGTTCGAGGCCTGCGGAGAACCGGGATTCCGTGCCTCGAGAGCAACTCCGGTTTGTTCTGCTGGGTAGACATGAGGCATCTATTGAGGTCGGAATCATTCGAAGCGGAAATGGAGCTGTGGAAGAAGATGGTTTACGAGGTCCGGTTGAACATCTCGCCCGGTTCGTCGTGCCACTGCGTGGAACCGGGTTGGTTCCGCGTGTGCTTCGCCAACATGTCCGAAGATACACTGCAGCTTGCAATTCGGCGCATCAAATCGTATGTGGATTCAATTTCTGCAATGAAAACCGGCAATGCGAGATCGAGAACCAAATCCATATCCAAATGGGTTTTTCGGCTCTCGTATCATGATCGTGAACGTGATCGCTAG